A region of Candidatus Omnitrophota bacterium DNA encodes the following proteins:
- a CDS encoding MFS transporter — protein MWGLWLYPAVAFAVFNMYLGVEPWLVGLALTLIRIWDAIVDPVVGWLSDNLRSRHGRRRPFILIAGILSGLCLPILFLVSPSWVEIKFLGVTVVFWYMMLSTMFYIPIISAFTVPYYSLGAEMTPDYEERTSIMSYRCMTQKVSELGNFYALRFTNLAWFLIPGTDQKNTLLGMQVYTALLGLVMAIFALVIFFRVKERYYDKVVVNVKEKISILSSFGETLRCKPFRNLIIMGGAFTLGTSMVGSLGYYATVFYVSQGNKILGDNWQFWMGVAFMIGGLIGVPLHAMLAHKIGKRRAAVVACLVGICGYGGSWFLYTPAIQWLQTTASALMGMAAASLWMLHSSIGADIIDYDEMNTHERREGSFTACGSYILKLGNSLGYYFSGLILTWSGFTWKLTIQAPETIFWIRASLASLPVVGLLAAIFFVLRIPLTKQRTHEIREILEDRRGTV, from the coding sequence ATGTGGGGCCTCTGGCTGTACCCGGCTGTCGCCTTCGCGGTTTTCAACATGTACCTTGGTGTTGAACCTTGGTTGGTTGGGTTGGCGCTGACGCTAATTAGGATCTGGGACGCGATCGTGGATCCCGTAGTCGGATGGCTATCAGATAACCTGCGTTCAAGGCACGGACGCCGGCGCCCGTTCATACTTATAGCCGGTATATTGAGCGGCTTGTGCCTGCCGATCCTGTTCCTTGTATCGCCGTCGTGGGTGGAGATAAAATTCCTCGGCGTGACAGTAGTCTTCTGGTACATGATGCTGTCGACCATGTTCTACATCCCCATAATCAGCGCCTTTACGGTGCCCTATTACAGCCTGGGCGCGGAAATGACGCCTGACTATGAGGAACGTACATCCATCATGTCCTATCGCTGTATGACACAGAAAGTCTCGGAACTGGGAAATTTTTATGCTTTGCGGTTCACCAACCTTGCCTGGTTCCTCATCCCGGGCACGGACCAGAAGAACACCCTGCTGGGTATGCAGGTATACACGGCGTTATTGGGCCTGGTCATGGCCATCTTCGCGCTGGTCATCTTCTTCAGGGTCAAGGAACGCTACTATGACAAGGTGGTCGTGAACGTCAAGGAGAAGATATCGATATTGAGCTCGTTCGGCGAGACCTTGAGGTGCAAACCGTTCCGTAACCTCATTATCATGGGCGGTGCCTTTACTCTCGGCACCAGCATGGTAGGTTCTCTCGGTTATTACGCCACCGTATTTTACGTCTCCCAGGGGAACAAGATACTCGGTGACAATTGGCAGTTCTGGATGGGTGTGGCCTTCATGATCGGCGGCCTCATAGGCGTTCCGCTCCACGCTATGCTGGCGCATAAGATCGGCAAGCGTCGGGCCGCGGTGGTAGCCTGCCTGGTTGGTATATGCGGTTACGGCGGGTCCTGGTTCCTCTACACGCCGGCCATCCAATGGCTCCAGACCACGGCTTCGGCCCTCATGGGTATGGCGGCGGCTTCTCTCTGGATGCTGCACTCTTCCATAGGCGCCGACATCATAGATTATGACGAGATGAACACGCATGAAAGGCGGGAAGGTTCTTTCACCGCGTGCGGTTCCTACATCCTTAAATTAGGGAACTCACTGGGTTATTATTTCTCAGGCCTTATCCTGACATGGTCCGGGTTCACCTGGAAGCTTACGATACAGGCGCCCGAGACCATCTTCTGGATCAGGGCGAGTCTTGCTTCCCTGCCGGTCGTAGGGCTTCTGGCCGCGATATTCTTCGTTCTGAGGATACCTCTTACGAAACAAAGAACCCACGAGATACGCGAAATACTTGAGGACCGAAGAGGCACGGTATAG
- a CDS encoding glycoside hydrolase family 130 protein, giving the protein MKSKKYPICKRYEGNPILTGKDFPADADIKNVFNSGIVKYKDTYVMVCRVENSALVDRFWIAESKDGYNFKPRPKPVDMPHNDPEFKEYTCGMYYDPRVTKVGNDYYIVHAAHSGHTCRLSLVKTTDFKKFKWMGFISETDNRNGVLFPEKINGLYARLDRPNTGADTGDIWVSYSPDLIFWGKSKCVFRNWEGIRWAWTKIGPGAAPIRTREGWLTIFHGVRAQCKAHFVYQLGVCLLDLKDPSKVKAMSADAILIPEEQYELVGQTPSVVFTCGVVPEKNGEVKVYYGGADTVQCVATTTIKRLIDACYNR; this is encoded by the coding sequence TTGAAATCGAAGAAGTATCCAATATGCAAGCGCTATGAAGGCAATCCCATCCTTACGGGAAAGGATTTTCCCGCTGACGCGGACATCAAGAACGTATTCAATTCCGGCATCGTAAAATACAAGGACACATATGTAATGGTCTGCCGGGTGGAGAACTCCGCCCTTGTCGACCGTTTCTGGATCGCGGAAAGCAAGGACGGTTATAATTTCAAGCCGCGGCCGAAACCGGTGGATATGCCTCATAACGACCCGGAATTCAAGGAATATACTTGCGGCATGTACTACGACCCGCGCGTGACAAAGGTCGGGAACGACTATTACATCGTCCATGCCGCGCATAGCGGCCACACATGCAGGCTGAGCCTGGTAAAAACAACGGACTTCAAGAAATTCAAATGGATGGGCTTCATTTCCGAGACCGATAACCGCAACGGCGTGCTTTTCCCGGAAAAGATCAACGGGCTGTACGCGCGGCTCGATCGGCCCAATACCGGTGCCGACACCGGCGACATCTGGGTATCCTACTCCCCTGACCTCATCTTCTGGGGAAAGAGTAAATGCGTTTTCAGGAACTGGGAAGGTATCCGCTGGGCCTGGACAAAGATCGGCCCAGGTGCCGCGCCGATAAGGACACGCGAAGGATGGCTCACGATATTCCACGGGGTGCGGGCACAATGTAAAGCGCATTTCGTCTACCAGCTGGGCGTTTGCCTGCTGGACCTGAAGGACCCGTCAAAGGTCAAGGCCATGTCCGCGGACGCTATCCTGATACCCGAGGAACAATACGAGCTTGTGGGACAGACCCCCAGCGTGGTATTCACATGCGGGGTGGTCCCGGAAAAGAACGGCGAGGTCAAAGTTTATTACGGCGGCGCTGATACGGTACAATGCGTGGCCACAACCACTATAAAGCGTCTAATAGACGCCTGTTATAATCGCTAA